Sequence from the Fulvivirga ligni genome:
CATTTAAAAATCGAGCAATAATTTATTTTAAACAAGGCAAGAAGAAGAAAGCGTGTGAAGACTTTAGTACCTCCAAAAAACTTGGAATGAACCCCGAATGGTTAAATTTTCCTGCTGAATTAATTAACGAATGCGAATAAGCCTCCGGTGTGCATAGCGAAGGATTGCGATTTACACTCAATTGATTAATTATAAGATGATGATATTTAGTCTTGAATTCAATCCCTCTACGAGTCACTCTCCATCCCCATCAGAATCACTCGTAGAGGACTCTGATGTACTATGATTAAAATAAAAATCCCTTAGATTCATTCGTGAAGAATAAAGAATGTTTTGTCTCATACTGTTAGTTAGCAACAATTGGGATGCCTCCAGTGATACAGACCTATAAGGTTAAGGAATTGGCTGATAAAAAATGAATAACATCACCATTAAGACATTTGTACAATTATTAATTATCGCTTCTATAACGATCTTTTATAGTGCATCCTCTGCAAACATCGCGGATACTCCTTCACCAAGGCATGGCAATTTAACGGGAGATAGTTATTTAAAGAACCTTACGATTCTTCGAGAGGACCTGACAATTAATCTCTCTAAAATTCATGAAGGAGAACCAGTTAAAGTCTGGGCGAGATACGTCATAAATTGCCCGAAGCTATTAAGAAATGTCGATTTGTTTTTTGTGGCGAACAATCTTACAGAAAGTCGCTATCGAGTAGACTTAGACGGTAACTTTCTAAATGGCCACTTAACTGAATTAGATACAATCCCTTCAAATTGGCTACCGCCCGACTCAATTATTTGGTTGGGACGTAGCATCCCCTACAAGTATAGACATCGGGGTTTAATCTCATTTCAATTTGACAGTTTAACGGAAGGCGAGCATATCTTAACTGTTGAATATGATGCTGACGCTTCCGAATGGTTTGAAGAAGGAGACTTGGCTATGGTGCGAACTTTTGTTTACATACTAAAGCCAACTGACAACTGGAAAGATTTTGAAAAGTTTCACCTTGTAATCTTTACGCCTCAAAATTGGGAGCTTTCTTCTAACCTATCTTTAAAGAGCAAAACTTCTAATGCCTGGAGTGGTGACTGGAATCAGCTTCCCGACCAATATTTAACTATAGCAATTAGGAAACCTCCAGACAAGGCTAGGATATTCTCAATACTATTTTTGGCAGGCACATGGTGTGGTTTTATTTTATTCATTATTTACTGGATGCAACGAGTTATAAAGTTTCGAATCCATAATAATAAAGGAAGGATAATTCAGATTTTGAATTCGATTGCTGTTTCACTTCTTGTTACCATATTTTTCTTCTTTATTTACTTTAAAAATCAAGACCTCATGGCATGGTGGCTTGATGACCAACTTAACCCATTAATTACATATGGAACCGGTTACTATATCATGACATTCCCAATAGTTTGGATTGTTGCAGCCATTATTGTTTTCTTCATTGATTATGCACTGACTGCAAGGGTTAAAAGAAGAGTAAAACATTGATTTTGAGCATTTTATCTCCATCGGGGTGATTCGCAGAAGACTCTGATGTACTATGATATAAACTAAAAATGCTTTAGATTCATTCACATAAAAGATATAAGGGAATGTTGTGTCTCTTATATTTTGGGCGCAATTAAAAAATGACTAATACAAAGAAGTACATAATCATCTCTCTCATGACTTTGACAGGTTTATGCATCTTGACAGTCTTAGTCGCTTTGAGAGCGCAGAAGACCATACATGAGAATTACGGACCAGACTACAATCAAAAGAGAATAGAATTAGGTGTGTATCCCATAGACGATTTCCAAAACAAAGAAAACTACTATTGGGAAGACTTCTACCCTGACGATCCTTTCAAACGGTGGGCTGAAATCCTGACCAACACGGAGATTGTAAACTCGACAACTTACATCAATCCTGACATAAATGATAAGCCATTCCACAAGCAAAAGACCGTTTTCTATGGGACACACCTATGTTTTTGGCAAAACTTTCACGGAGGAGAAATAGACCTATTTGTTAAGCCCCTTGATAAAGAAAGACACATTGAGTTGTTTGTGGCGTATTACTCAGACGATTTAGAGCCGAGCAACTACTTTTACGCTGAACTTGATACCGTACATAACGACACACCAGAATTTATTTGTGGTGGTATAGTTGATCATAAACACCACAAAGAGTATGACATACCAAAAGGAAATTTGACTAAACAACAGGCAGACATACTGCTCTCAGAATGGAAAATGAAAATAAAATAATTGTGCCCAACAAAATCTAAGCTTTGGGTCGGCTGACGGTATTCAGCAAGGTCTTTGCTTATCTGCTTCTTTGGTCATGGCGGATAGTTTTAGTCCCCCTCAGAGTCACTCGAAGAGGACTCTGAGGTATGTTTATGATCGGGGAATATGAGTCCAGGACGAAAATGTAAACTAGAGCAGGGTGCATATCAATGAAAGATGCTTGCCTAACTAAAGCTTTCCGTTTTGTTTTTTCTCAGAGTCCTCTGCGAGTGACTCTGAGGAGGTTGAAATGATATAAACTAAAAATGTTTTAGAATCATTCACATAAAAGATAAGGGTTATGTTTCATGCGAATGTTAGCGATAAAGAAATCATGGGTATAGGAAGAATTCGAATTATAGGACTTTTAAATTTACTCGGGGGAATTTTGATATACAACTATTTAATTAATGAAAATATCGTATCAGAAGAATTTCTTCAAACACTCACATTTTTAATTATAGCACTGCTTTTGATATCAATGTGTATTTTGACAGTAAGAGGAAAACGAAGACTTAAACTTCTTCCATTAATTAAGTCCCAACTCGAAGAATTTGAATATACGGTCTTGTCCGAAAGGCCTCTAAGTATAAAAGAAGTATTAGAAAACTTGACATTTTCTCCTGCCATACTGATAAATGGTAGATCCATCCCAGCTGTAATAAATAAGTCTATTTTTCAACGGATTTTCTTAGTCAAATCTAAGAACAGCAATAAATTTGAATTGTTTGTAACCATCTATCAACCCAATGATAAGGATTACAGAATTGAAATCAATTCGAAGAAAAGAGTCTAGTCCCGCTAACATCAACTAAGACGTTATGGCTGTTATGCAGCCCCAGTCTTTTTGCATAAAACTTGCAGTTCTGGAGCTCATATCGAAGCAATATGCGCGACCTAACCATTATGTAATTCAATCCTTTCCTTTCTCAACCTGATCCAAAGAAGGCTGTTATCTCTCTTGGAGTCACTTTTAAAGGTCTATGCGTAGGGGTAAATTACCTCACCTCCAACAACACCGGCACCAACATCCTCGTAGCCACTTTCACTCCCCTCTGCTCTCCGGGTTTAAATCGGTAGTCCAGCGCTTTAAATGCTTTGAGAATCACCTGATTCAGCTCTTCAGATCCACCTTTGGCTATTTCTATTTGCGTCATTTTGCCTTCAGGGCTTACTACAAAACTTACAAATACTCTGGATGGAATGTCTTTTAAGTGTTTAGGCAGAGTGATTGATTTGGCAATGGCTTCATAAAATTTGGAAAAACCTCCTACAGGCTCGGGCATCGATTCTACCATCATTCCGAATATCTCTTCAGGTGGTGCCTCTTCTTCAATTATTTCAAAGAATTCAGGTTCAGGAAGTTCATTTTCCTGAGCGCAGGATGCAGAAAAAATAGAGGCTGTTGTGATCAGTGATAATGAGGCATACTTCATAAAATCTCTGCTGAGCTGGGTGGTTTTAAAAATACCACAAACAGGTTTCCCCGCTTTTTTAAGAGTATTTTCCAGCTCTTCGGATGAGCTATTGGTGAAATCATGTACCCGATGATTGCATTGTTTACAATGTAACTGCTGATCTTTTATGCTCATATTTCCCCTGGTCTGGTCGCAAGGGAAGGCAAGCTGGATGTTTTTAATGTCCGCCATAAGTAGAGAGGTTTACTACATAAGCGTCAATTAGCGGAAAGTCACAAGGTTTGTGTATTATCGATCCGATGGCTGATATCGGACCTAACAAACTAAATCCATCCGATGGCTTGAAGCCATCGGATGGATAATCAAGACCCATAAAAATATTAACTGTGTATTTTATACACAGAAATAAATTGTATATTGCATTAAAATCTAATAACCATGAATCCAATTTTTGATGAGCTGAAAGGCAAGGTAGCGGTGATCACCGGGGGCGGAGGCGTCCTTTGTGGTACATTGGCCAACGCCTTAGCGAAGCAAAACGTAAAAGTAGCTATACTGGATCTTCGGCTGGAAAATGCGGAAGCTGTGGCCAGTGAGATCACCAATGAGGGCGGCACTGCCATAGGAGTAGAGGCCAACGTGCTTAACCTGGAGAGCTTGCAGGCGGCCAGAAAAACCGTGGAAGATAAACTAGGCATTTGTGATATCCTGATCAACGGAGCCGGTGGAAACCACCCCAAAGGCACTACTTCCAATACTCATCTGCTGGCTGATGACCTGAAAAGTGCAGAAGCCATCAAGACCTTTTTTGATCTTGATCCTGATGGTATTCAGTTTGTGTTTAATCTTAATTTTATTGGCACATTGCTGCCCACGCAGGTATTTGCTAAAGAAATGGTCGGCCGTGAGGGGTGTAGCATTATCAATATTTCATCCATGAATGCTTTTAGGCCGTTGACCAAAATTCCCGCCTACAGCGGTGCTAAAGCTGCGGTAAGTAATTTCACACAGTGGCTGGCGGTCCATTTTTCCAAAGTTGGCATTAGGGTTAACGCATTGGCACCTGGTTTTTTCCTTACGGATCAAAACAGAAGCCTGCTGACTGACGCAGATGGTAGTCTTACTTCAAGAGGGAACACAATTATAGAACATACTCCGATGGGGCGCTTTGGAGAGCCGGAAGACCTGAACGGTACGCTGCTATGGTTGTGCAGCAACGCCTCGGCCTTTGTTACGGGGGTAGTAATCCCTATAGATGGTGGATTTAGTGCTTTTAGTGGAGTTTAAGTAAAGAATAATGAGTTTAGAACAAACCTGGAGATGGTACGGGCCGAAGGATCCTGTGCCATTGTCACATATAAAAATGGCTGGAGCCACGGGCGTGGTTACGGCATTGCATCATATTCCTAATGGCGAAGTATGGAGCCTGGAGGAGATACAAAAGAGAAAAGCAGAGGTGGAAGCTGCAGGCCTTTCCTGGTCGGTGGTGGAGAGCATTCCTGTGCATGAAGACATCAAAAAGAGAACGGGAAACTTTGCCATTTATATTGAAAACTATAAGCAATCCATTAAAAATCTAGGGGCCTGTGGTATTGATACGGTCTGCTATAATTTCATGCCCGTGCTGGACTGGACACGTACTGATCTGGCTTATCAAATGGAGGATGGTTCCAATGCTCTTCGCTTTGATGCCGCTGAGTTTGCTGCTTTTGAGTTATACCTGCTCAAGCGCCCCGGAGCGGAGCAAGTGTATCCTGAAAGCCAGCAGAAAAATGCTAAAAAGGTGTTTGATCA
This genomic interval carries:
- a CDS encoding SDR family oxidoreductase, which translates into the protein MNPIFDELKGKVAVITGGGGVLCGTLANALAKQNVKVAILDLRLENAEAVASEITNEGGTAIGVEANVLNLESLQAARKTVEDKLGICDILINGAGGNHPKGTTSNTHLLADDLKSAEAIKTFFDLDPDGIQFVFNLNFIGTLLPTQVFAKEMVGREGCSIINISSMNAFRPLTKIPAYSGAKAAVSNFTQWLAVHFSKVGIRVNALAPGFFLTDQNRSLLTDADGSLTSRGNTIIEHTPMGRFGEPEDLNGTLLWLCSNASAFVTGVVIPIDGGFSAFSGV
- a CDS encoding energy transducer TonB, which translates into the protein MADIKNIQLAFPCDQTRGNMSIKDQQLHCKQCNHRVHDFTNSSSEELENTLKKAGKPVCGIFKTTQLSRDFMKYASLSLITTASIFSASCAQENELPEPEFFEIIEEEAPPEEIFGMMVESMPEPVGGFSKFYEAIAKSITLPKHLKDIPSRVFVSFVVSPEGKMTQIEIAKGGSEELNQVILKAFKALDYRFKPGEQRGVKVATRMLVPVLLEVR